In the genome of Yarrowia lipolytica chromosome 1B, complete sequence, the window AGGCTCTCCTTTTGGGATGATTTCTATCCCTCAGCTGTCTCTTGTTTCCGACCACGACATTTGTattcgtactcgtactcataTAGCATACATGCAGAGGTGCAAACACATACAGGTATCTGGAGATAAATGTGCTTAAGCGAGGTTACTGAACCTTGTGCGGTGGGGTTTGCGATACTTAATGGAGGGGGCTCCTAGAGGTTGAGAGGAACGCAAACGTGTAATTCTTCTAAATCACACTATTCGATACTTGCTGAACAAGCCGCTCTACTCGGAGACTCGCACCCACGCAGCAATGAACGACATGGCAGGCCTCGGTGATGCGGACGCCTTTGTACCGCCGACAGCGGTTGGTTCAAAAGCCCAAGCATTGGAGCATGGGACAATGAGCGATGACTATGGGGAGGGTTTGGGGGAATTAGGATGGGAAAGTTCCGCTCCAGTGAAAACTAGTCTAGCCTCAGAAGGAGGTGCTTGGCAGATCGGTCTACTAGATCTGACATCGGGGCTAGATTCCGAGAAAGGGACAGAATTAGGACAGCGGGGTCAATGAGAAAGGCCGGGGAGTGCTTTACCAATGAAACGGACAGAAGACTTTCCTTCCGAGGACTCCAAAGTCCGAAAACGGTTATACAGCCCTCCCCAAGATTTCGACATTTCTCGAGAGGGCTCAAACGACCCAACCTCAGAATACGCTCCACGCGACACATCCCAAGATGCAACTGTCACAATACTCAATACCCCCTACCCCCATACTTGTTCAATGGCTAGACTTCTCGACCTGTCACTCCCAGAGCTCGAATTGATATCCGAGTTCACTCACCATACTCATCCCGAAATTCTCAAAGCCAATGCACAACCCGACTTGCAGTGGATGGGAAGGCCAGACTTACTCGCTTCTTCGAGGTCCCTGAAGCTGGCATTTCTGTTTTTGGCGTCTTCAGACCTagctcaaaaaaaaacgcaACAAGTCGTAGGAAGATATCCTCAGATGCCAGTCAACACACAAGAGCGGCTCCTCAGAGAGTTTACCAATCTGCTCAAATGGTTCAAATATGAAAGCCAGGAGCCCAACTCACTTTTCCGACGAGACGACATTCTTTTACCAACAGCAATCTACGTCTACCTCTGCGGCCTAGCTATCGGACCACAACTTCTACCCTTCTTCACTAGCTGTCGTCAGGACTTGGCGGGGCTCTGCAATTCGATCCACAACACTCATATTTCATTTTCAGGTGAGTTCCAACCTCCGGCAGTAGCCTACCCTGTTCTTCCAGACCGAATGAGAACCCTGCTGccaaaagaagaagacctATGGGCTATTGTGGATCACGTGTTGGTGGACGAGAACATCCCCACAATGGCTGAAAGACGACACATTCGGACAGTTCTCTCTACAGAAATATACGCCATGATCGAGTTGTTCAATATGGACGTGGCTTTCCGTTCTATCTCACATCTGTCTTCGTGGTGTGTCTTCAACACTGAGAAGTTCAACCTACTCCGACAGGAACAGAACCCTTACTCGACAATTGTCATTGCCTATTACCTGGCATATTGCCACCTCTTTCACTCATGGGGATGGTGGAGAGACCGGGCTCAGTATGACCTCTATGATGTGGTTGAGTATCTGCCCGATTACTACATGGAATACGTTCAATGGCCtttggcggtggtggagagtTTTGAGTGGACTTACGAGGATCTTTTGAATGGAAAGTTCCGAATGGATGcagagaagatgaagagctTTAGATGAAGGACAGACGACCACCCATACAAGAACACAACGGGATATGTCACCACGGACAGATAAGGTCTACCACAAAGAGAGGGAAGAAGGGAAGGAACTATCAatatttattatttattagtatgtacttgtttgTACTGGACGCTTGATGGTTATGATGTAGGAGGTGGCAGCGGATCAACGTTTTTTCCAGTTCCataactacagtatgtacatgtgtGTGTTACAGAGAGCACATACAATCTTGTACTCGCGTTTCGAGGCAACGTCACTCTCCTCAAAGGGGGGATTGAGGTGGTTGAAGACAGACACGGCCATGGTTGGTGTATCTTTCAAAACGTTCCACTAACTCGACGAGACTCGTACAGACGGGGACTGGCGACAAGAGTGAAGAATTGTGGGAGGTCCTCAACAATTTAAGAACgattacttgtactagtAGTTTCTTCTAGACACTGAGCTTGCTCATCTTATTCAAtgttgttgtggttgatgctgttgctcatcacgtgatgagcGAAAACTAGGTCTGTTACATTTCGAGTGGATGCTTTCAAGAAAATGTCTCCAGAACGGAATTTCTTGGCATAGAGATGAATTGTCTTGTTTTGCGAGAACATCAGAGTAATGTAAATTTGATCTTTGCCACGGATTCCAGGACTAATCGCATCAGCCAACTGTATTAGGACCCAGATACCAGTAAGTACAGTGtaacaagtacttgtatgtgCCGGCACTTTCATTTGAATTATCACAGGAATGGACACACAGGAATGAACTCACAATAATAAGGATTTCAAATCAACTCAGATTCTATACAGCTACCTATCACCCAAACCACTTGCAGAACCCATTATCACGGGGCAATTATTACACAGAGGGGTTCTCCAAGTGCCCTATATCACGTGAAGTTTACacaagtatgagtacataCACAAGTATGTCCAAATTGTGTGTTTTGATAACACCCATTTATGGTCCCAGCGAGGGAGCCGTGAAGTTTTAAATGACCTAAAACACTAAGCCAGAAGTGCTAAGCAGTCTTGGTTGTTAAATTTGTGGTTACTGTAGGCACGGTGGCCACAGTGGTGTATCGACATTGCCTGCATTAGTAGAGCTACAGGTCTCCACTATGCCCCTTCAACCGCATCTAGGACTCGGTTTAACTCCATTCCCCCTTTGATCTGGCTCCTCTCGAATGCAGACGGAACTCAGCTTGATTAGGAAATTTCAATTTTCCCATTATTACCCCTTCAGTTCAAGACGTTTCGAACAATAACCAAAGCGACAGGCAGGGGTCTAGAAAGCTGAAAAATCGACCTTAGAGAAATCAGAGTTCGTAGTAATGACGACCGCCGGATAGCCGGCAATAGTTTTGTCatgtttttattttcattttttatGTCCTCTCCTCGCCCAAAATCTGGGCACTCAATAGTGAAATTAATCCAACTACCcaatacagtatgtacacatACTTGAATTCGTAGCCATAAGCTTCATCAGCACTTATCATTCGTACCCGTTGATAACATGTTTAGATCGACGTGTCTCAGGGATGACTGATGGTGAAGCAGATACCAACAGTGAACCCTAAAAACTGAGTGAAAACATCGCTATCTGTGTTAACAGAGTCATCGAGGTAACAATGTTGAGTATTATTAGACCTCCATCTACTATACCTGCCAGAATCACTCGGTCCCTCACGGTATCATTACTCGGGATTATTTCCGGATGCAAACCAATAGGGCTGCACCGTTACCCGTTCCACAGCGTTTTGTCTCTTGCATCATCTCATTCTGCTGTTGCTCATTCTGGAGCGATGTTACACTGTTGGGTTTGAACACGAGCTGAATTGAACGCTCATTCTACACGTTATGTGGGGCTGAATAATGTAAATCTAAGAGCCGAAGTGCCGCTGTGAAGGAATGGATAGAATAGgagttgaaaaagaaacTTGACCTGAACAATATTACGTGATCAAGcgagatggacgaggaAAAAATATTCGCAGGTGAGACTGTGGTATTCTACGACTGCTCACAATCATACGACCAATATCTATAGCTCACATGTAATGGAATTACGAGCCCCATGTACATgatatacttgtagtacagtcCGTGTCTAGACAGCGGTACGTCAATATTCCTCGGGTACAAATACGCACTAATTGTAGCGCAGGGGGTGATAGGGGACATCACAACAAGTCCGACAATTCTAAGGAGAACAAGTTTCGAACCTCTACACAGCGTAACACAGTAACCCAGATCTAACGTCCCACCACTGGGGATTCGCACATGAGGCTCACACAATCCAGGCAAAGTTTACATTCTCGACGCGTCTTGGAGATCGCAGGGAGCAGTAAACAGCGTTGCCCTGGTTACAGGAGGAAGCggcgtcacgtgaacgTCTCTCAAAGAAGACACAAGAAACAACCCCGGCGTAGAAGGAGAGAGGGAGTGGTAATTAAAGTGGTTAAAACCACAACAAACAGAAGGGGGGCTGGGTACAGGTTATGTCTGTGGTGGGGTATTTTGTATAGGACGCTATGGTACCAATACCATAACACCTTGTTAAATAAGCAGACAGCAACGtatagtcacgtgagctcTAGCGATGCCATGCAATGAGTCGAGTATTGACATTTGAATCCGTTAACCTGGCGCACTCATCAGATTGCTCAGCCATCAGGTAAGGCTCCATTATTCGTTAATTCCGCAAATAGAGTTTGGTTAAAGTTGACAGGCCCGCCCAGAGCGGAAATTAGGTTGCCAAGAATCGAGGCGAGGATGGGGTATGTGCATTGTGATGGCTCGAGTGCAGTCTTGTGCAGTCTTGAATGAGGGATATTATGTTCGCGTAAATGGTGGTTTTTTGTGAGAGCATGTGAGGGCAATAAAATCAGGCACTAGTTTCATAGCCTTCCCGATATGTGTATGTGGTCAGCCTCCGGGGGGAGGGCTATAAATACCAGCCCTGTCTGACTTTGTTCTATTTTGGACTTTGCATTCCACACAGTTACCCTGACGTGCAGTGGGATGTGGTGGTAGATGGGCTTTGGACGGCTTGGTATGCACCGATTGCAGATATTAAGGGGATGCCAAGGGAAGCTGTAGAATAGGCGACAAGAGCCGGTTGAGGGGTCTACCGATAATTTTATAAATTTGCTGAATCAAGATATCACGTGTCGCATTCAATACGTGTGATATCGCTCCCTACCGCACGACCCATTATACAGTGTTGTACTAAAAGGACAAGCTCAGAGTTGAGATGGTTCAGGCTTGCTATGTTTGGGTTTGCAGTTAAGTTCGGACCAAGGTTCGCCAACTAGAGTTTGGCCAAACTCACCCTCCCTATATATCCCCCTTTGTGTCCTGCTGGTATTCCCTCCAGCTCAGCACAGCACCACATTCGTTTCATCATGCTCTTCAAGTCCGCTGCCGTCTCTCTCGTGGCTCTCGCCGCCACCGTCTCCGCCGCAGACGAGTGGACCAAGCTCAAGCCCACCAACACAGCTCCCTCCAACTGGATCACCTCTTACTCCAACTTTGGTATTGCCATCCAGCCCATCACCGGAGCTGTTCAGGCCGGAGCTGAGGCCACTGCTGTGCCTACTGCCCACCAGAAGCGAGACGAGCACGATGACGACGTTGTCACCCAGACTGTTGTTGTCTGCCCTTGCGACgagtccaccaccactctgcCCGTTGTTGCTCCTCACCACGAGGAGTCTGCTGCCCCTACCTCCGCCAAggagtctgctgctgccgccgaGACCACCCCCGCCACCGTCCCTCACTCCGACGTGACCACCAAGGCCTCTGCCACCTCTGCTgccgcttcttctgctgccgcttcttctgccgCCGTCTCCGGTGACGCtgaggccaccaaggctgcttctgctgccaccACCGGCCCCAAGCCTTCCGGCAAGCAGGACGAGcccacctccaactccgACTTCGCCAAGCTCGTTGCTTgcaagaaggagggtaCTCTCGCCATGACTCTCGAGGACGGTATCCTTaaggacgacaagggccGAATCGGTTCCATTGTCTCTAACTACCAGTTCCAGTTTGAtggacctcctcctcaggctGGTGCTTGGTACGCTGCCGGATGGGCCATCTCTTCTGACGGTAACCTCGCTATTGGTGACAACCAGGTCTTCTGGCAGTGTCTGTCCGGTACCTTCTACAACCTGTACGACCGAAAGGACAACCGAGATCAGTGCACCGCCGTTCACCTCGCCATTGTCAACCTCGAGGACTGTTAAATTTATGACTGCATTTAGATTCTGCAGGTAACTGCGGTAAATAACATTAATATATTGAAAATTACGAATTGTGAGATAATTGGCAGTAGTAGTAGGAGCTTTGCAGCACACTCCTAAAGGTAGTCATGGTGGTACAGACCCCTGTTTTCACACTATGATAGATGCTAAGACCCCAGGAGTTACCTTAGTGCCTATGGTGCATATGTTGATGTTGTAGGAACATCCGTGTTGCTTGGAAAAGCCGGAATGGTGATTCTGATCGAAGCGCTCGAAGCGGGTGAGCTGTGATTCCATCATGTCGTTGTCTACTTGAAGTTTTATTGAAGGGAGTGTATCATTGAAGGCGTTTACACTGCCCTACAAGGAATAATCCTTGCTGGTGAGATATCCACCGATTCGGCACTTGAGTCAGAACTGTTTCCGAGAGCCTTATCTCACGAGGTTTCACGAGACGCCAAAACCGTATTTCCAGCAGTTTTGTGAAAGTGGAGATTTTTGAGGAATGATAGAATCGTTCTATGGAATTGAAATATAGAGAATACAAGGAGGATACCAATGTCAGAAGATAGCCAGGAGCAGTGCTCTCGAGTTTTCAGCATTGTCATATCTTCAATTTAACCCATTATAAAACCAAATTCGCACCTTCTTGAAAAACTGTTGCCAATTTGATTTGACTCTGGACTTGCGGCTACGTCTGCCGGTACGATACTGCACATCAGGTCGCCTACATTATTTCTGTACACCGCCTCGAGCAACGAGACATAAACAAAAGACAAACGACTGCAAACAATCAGACAGATACAGACGCACCAGACCGGAGAAACAGATGATAAACAGCTCTTTGTGTTTCTTGGTTTGGCAAAGTGTGTCTCCCGTCCCGTTATTTTATTAGTTACCATCATCGACATTGCTCAGCCATTACCACGGCATTCGTTTAATAACCTTATAGACAGCTAATTACTGCGATATTGAAAGAACAATTTCGTGCATATAGTGGCCGATATTAGTTGCAGGACGTATTCGACGAAAAATTGGTTGACTCTGGAAGCCCGAGCGCCTACAGTATCTTGTCTTTTTCATGTATTTTCTCCAAGACGCATCacggtacagtagataGGACCtacggtactcgtactaaaacagccaccacaacaacaacagttCAAGGGCAATAATGCACCTCGCAATTGTCGCATTTCTccgttgctgctgtcatTTGTGTCACTCTAAACTCATCATCGTTAACAACGCACTTACCCTGCTGAGGCAGCTGCCAAGAAGCCAAGAGAGCAACATGCATCGATCCAGACTCCAGACTTGGAGAAACATGTAACCCCATGTAACCCCATGTAACCCCATACTTTATCGGTTGCCCAGCAATTGCTATAAATACGGTAACAGTCAAGTCACTAATTGCTATCAAACTGTTGC includes:
- a CDS encoding uncharacterized protein (Compare to YALI0B20306g, uniprot|Q9C1F8 Yarrowia lipolytica Pir1 covalently- linked cell wall protein) translates to MLFKSAAVSLVALAATVSAADEWTKLKPTNTAPSNWITSYSNFGIAIQPITGAVQAGAEATAVPTAHQKRDEHDDDVVTQTVVVCPCDESTTTLPVVAPHHEESAAPTSAKESAAAAETTPATVPHSDVTTKASATSAAASSAAASSAAVSGDAEATKAASAATTGPKPSGKQDEPTSNSDFAKLVACKKEGTLAMTLEDGILKDDKGRIGSIVSNYQFQFDGPPPQAGAWYAAGWAISSDGNLAIGDNQVFWQCLSGTFYNLYDRKDNRDQCTAVHLAIVNLEDC
- a CDS encoding uncharacterized protein (Compare to YALI0B20284g, weakly similar to uniprot|Q6C189 Yarrowia lipolytica YALI0F18326g); translated protein: MKRTEDFPSEDSKVRKRLYSPPQDFDISREGSNDPTSEYAPRDTSQDATVTILNTPYPHTCSMARLLDLSLPELELISEFTHHTHPEILKANAQPDLQWMGRPDLLASSRSLKLAFLFLASSDLAQKKTQQVVGRYPQMPVNTQERLLREFTNLLKWFKYESQEPNSLFRRDDILLPTAIYVYLCGLAIGPQLLPFFTSCRQDLAGLCNSIHNTHISFSGEFQPPAVAYPVLPDRMRTLLPKEEDLWAIVDHVLVDENIPTMAERRHIRTVLSTEIYAMIELFNMDVAFRSISHLSSWCVFNTEKFNLLRQEQNPYSTIVIAYYLAYCHLFHSWGWWRDRAQYDLYDVVEYLPDYYMEYVQWPLAVVESFEWTYEDLLNGKFRMDAEKMKSFR